The sequence below is a genomic window from Oscillospiraceae bacterium.
TACCGGGAAAGCTGGCAACCACCACGGCAACCGTGCAGCCCACGACTATCATGATGCTGGAGGCATCAAAGAAATTGCCTATTTGATCCGGTTGGAAGTCAATGGTGCCGTTCGACAGGGTTTTGAGCATCATGCCCACCACCATGACGGCAATGGCCAGCACCACGCCGATGATATATGTAATATTCATGCCTTGTTTCTACACCTCCGTCCGGCGCGCCCTACTCCCCGGCCCGCCGGTCGTTGATCGTGATCTCACGGTGGATGTCCAGCACCTTCGCGTTGTATTGGGCGATTTTATCGATAATCTCGTCCACGCTCTCGCGGACGAGGTAGTAGTCGTGGTTCATCATGACGATTTTGGATTCCGGGATCATCTCAATGCAGGCGATCTGGAGGTGGTTGACAAGGAACCGCTCCTTGTTCATTTTGGTTAAGACAATCATGCCGCTCTCCTCCCGCAGGGACCGCACCGGGCGCGGCGCGCGCCGCGCCCGGTGCCGCTTCCGCTGCTAACGCTGTTAGCGCTTCATGTTGACCAGTTCCTCCAGCATGGAGTCGGTCACGGTGATAATGCGCGTGTTGGCCTGGTAGCCGCGCTGGGCGGTAATCATCTCCGAAAACTCGGTGGCGATGTCGGTGCCGGAGCCCTCCAGGAAGCCGGTGAGCAGATCCGAGCCGGAGCCGAAGATGGGCACGGCCCCGTCGGCACCCGCCGCTTTGTTGTCGAGGTTCTTGCCGTTAAGCACGTCGCCGAAGGAGACGACGGAGCAGGACCCCGCGCCCTCGCCCGCCCGGTAGTAGGGGCCCTCGGTGTGGGTCACGCCGCTGGGGTTGGCCACGCTGCCCAGAGCCAGATAGCCCACCACCAGCAGCGAACCGTCCGCGCCGTTGGTGGCGGTAATTTTGCCGGTACCGGGGTCGATGCTGATGGACTCGGCGTTGCACTCGATGGTCTTGCCCGTGCTGATCCCTGTGTCGCCGCCCGGATCGTAGACGTTAAGCCCCGTGCCCGCCGCCACGCCGGGGAAGATGGCCGTGCCCTTTAAGACCGTGTCGTTGCCTTTGGCCTGCAGGGGCAGGCGGATGGGCACCAGCTGGGTGCTGACCTGGGGGTTGTCCTTATCGCATATGCCGGGGTCCGCATTGGCCTTACTGCAGGTGACGAAGCCGTAGACCACGTTGTTGTACTGGTCCACCAGGTAGCCCTGGGAGTCGAAGTTAAACTGCCCCACGCGGGTGAGCAGCAGGCCGTTTTGGGGGTCGGCCACCTGGCCGTCGGCCAGCTTGTCCCCCACCATGAAAAAGCCGCTGCCCTGGATCATGCAGTCCAGGTTCACCCCGGTGGGTATGGTGGGCCCGGTGCTCATGTCCGTGATGATGGACCCCACGTTGCAGCCGTAGCCCATCTGGGAGGGGTTGTTGCCGCCCACCTGGCCCGTGCCGTCGCTCCCGGCGCGGATGGTGGTGTACAGGGACTCCTTGAACGAGGCCGACGATGCCTTGTAGCCGTAGGTATTGACGTTGGCGGTGTTGTTGCCGATGACGTTCAGCTTGTTCATGTGGGCCTTCAGCCCGGCAATCGCCGCGTACATTGCTCCTGTCATAGGGTGTGTGATCTCCTTTCGGATTGGCGCCGCCGGGGGGCGGTCAATCGGGCCTCCCCCCAAGGCATCCTTCCGGTCCTGCCTTCCGCTTTTACAGGATCACGGCGCCGT
It includes:
- the FlbD gene encoding flagellar protein FlbD — its product is MIVLTKMNKERFLVNHLQIACIEMIPESKIVMMNHDYYLVRESVDEIIDKIAQYNAKVLDIHREITINDRRAGE